A genomic stretch from Arachis stenosperma cultivar V10309 chromosome 3, arast.V10309.gnm1.PFL2, whole genome shotgun sequence includes:
- the LOC130970579 gene encoding cytochrome P450 86A22, which produces MDASTALLILSAIAGYLIWFSFIARPLRGPRVWPLLGSVPGLIQNANRMHDWICENLRACGGTYQTCICALPFLARKQCLFTVTCDPKNLEHILKLRFDNYPKGPTWQAVFHDLLGDGIFNTDGDTWLFQRKTAALEFTTRTLRQAMARWVTRAIKFRFCPILAAAQAENKAVDLQDLLLRLTFDNICGLAFGKDPQTLAIDLPENTFAVSFDCATEATLQRFILPEIAWKFKKMLGLGLEVSLSRSLKNIDQYLSEIINTRKTELLNKQQEGTAGTLHDDLLSRFMKKKESYSDQFLQHVALNFILAGRDTSSVALSWFFWLCTLNPRVEEKILLELCTVLMETRGMDTSKWVEEPLVFEEVDRLLYLKAALSETLRLYPSVPEDSKHVVNDDILPDGTFVPSGSMVTYSIYSVGRMKFIWGEDCMEFKPERWLSEDGTKFEVQDSYRFVSFNAGPRICLGKDLAYLQMKSIAAAVLLRHRLMVAPGHRVEQKMSLTLFMKYGLKVNVLPRDLRPVVDKIIATARCKGDESCGKEAVTVTGNGVNNEAVELVAAVS; this is translated from the coding sequence ATGGATGCATCAACGGCTTTATTGATCCTATCGGCCATTGCAGGCTATTTAATATGGTTCTCATTCATCGCTCGTCCTCTAAGAGGTCCACGTGTCTGGCCCCTATTGGGGAGCGTCCCTGGCCTCATCCAAAACGCCAACCGGATGCACGATTGGATCTGCGAAAACCTACGCGCCTGCGGCGGCACGTACCAGACCTGCATCTGCGCCCTCCCGTTCCTCGCCCGCAAGCAGTGTCTCTTCACTGTCACATGCGACCCAAAGAACCTAGAGCACATCCTCAAGCTGCGCTTCGACAACTACCCCAAGGGCCCCACCTGGCAAGCCGTCTTCCACGACCTACTCGGTGATGGAATCTTCAACACAGATGGAGACACCTGGCTCTTTCAGCGTAAAACCGCCGCACTCGAATTTACCACCCGAACCCTGCGCCAAGCTATGGCTCGCTGGGTTACCCGAGCCATCAAGTTCAGGTTCTGTCCAATCCTGGCAGCGGCTCAAGCCGAGAACAAAGCCGTCGATCTCCAAGACCTCCTCCTCCGGCTCACGTTCGACAACATATGTGGCTTGGCTTTCGGCAAGGACCCTCAGACACTCGCCATAGACCTTCCGGAGAACACCTTTGCGGTGTCGTTCGATTGCGCTACAGAGGCCACCCTGCAGCGCTTCATCCTCCCGGAGATCGCGTGGAAGTTCAAGAAGATGCTCGGGCTCGGCTTGGAGGTGAGCTTGAGCCGAAGCCTCAAGAACATTGACCAGTACCTATCGGAAATCATCAACACGCGCAAGACGGAGCTTCTCAATAAACAGCAAGAAGGTACGGCTGGGACCCTCCACGACGACTTACTCTCCCGcttcatgaaaaaaaaagagtccTACTCGGACCAGTTTCTCCAACACGTGGCACTCAACTTCATCCTCGCTGGACGCGACACCTCATCAGTGGCACTCAGCTGGTTCTTCTGGCTCTGCACCTTGAACCCCAGGGTGGAGGAAAAGATCCTCCTCGAGCTCTGCACCGTTCTCATGGAGACACGGGGCATGGACACCTCCAAGTGGGTGGAGGAGCCACTCGTCTTCGAGGAGGTTGACCGCTTGCTGTACCTGAAAGCCGCACTCTCCGAGACGCTGAGGCTCTACCCTTCGGTGCCCGAGGATTCGAAGCACGTCGTCAACGACGACATTTTGCCAGACGGAACCTTCGTCCCGTCGGGATCCATGGTCACCTATTCGATCTACTCCGTCGGTAGGATGAAGTTCATTTGGGGAGAGGATTGCATGGAGTTCAAGCCGGAACGGTGGCTCTCAGAAGACGGCACCAAGTTCGAGGTGCAAGATTCATACAGGTTCGTCTCGTTCAACGCCGGGCCTAGGATTTGCCTCGGGAAGGACCTAGCGTACCTTCAGATGAAGTCGATTGCGGCGGCGGTGCTGCTCCGCCACCGACTCATGGTGGCTCCGGGACACCGCGTGGAGCAGAAGATGTCGCTGACGCTGTTCATGAAGTACGGTCTCAAGGTGAACGTGCTACCTAGGGATCTGAGGCCGGTGGTGGATAAGATCATAGCAACAGCAAGATGCAAGGGTGATGAATCGTGCGGTAAAGAAGCTGTGACTGTGACCGGTAATGGCGTAAATAATGAAGCCGTTGAATTGGTGGCTGCTGTTtcttaa